One stretch of Rhodospirillaceae bacterium DNA includes these proteins:
- a CDS encoding AsmA family protein, with protein MKKALKIGGGILGLIIVLLLVAPFFINLNTYKGLIAEKAKEATGRDLVIDGDISLSLLPIPSVSVEGIKFCNAAEGSAANMAEIDKVKVKVALMPLLSGKAEIKSIELVKPTIVLEKLPDGKGNWEITPPAGAADAATSSTPDPNAARGSNFDLSIEGASITDGTLVYRDLITASEQRVENLNVDLALGSLQGPFKATGGVTAMGMPLGFDVDVGRLDPAQPMPINLTLKIEEAGATVGFSGNADLKAAETADQPIVTGKLTGKGDSVAKLIAVLSGGKAEDGPLAQAFALDGDIVAGKSAADLRNFTASLGDMTAKGSVAAKMGEVTTVDANLAMGRLDLDKLMPAKAATTEAAPAASVDTAPAPGTFSLPAGINANATVTIDQVIVQGNAIDQVKVVAALADAKLNLTELSAQLPGATKVKLGGTLQAQEGQPAFSGGLDMNSGNLRALIDAFAKGAVDSVPGDRLRAFALNSRVTFTPTQVALSDLAAKLDSTKIAGGVTVALPDGKKRQRMAFGVGLSVDQMNLDGYLPKKSEAPAADTTSKPAEVGGNPLKALAPLGDLDANIELRAGALTLNDQQIKKLHALVGLAAGVLTIEDLSVGDLMGGKGAIKGQIVELKGNPRFDLDFDVTAKDANKLAQMAGAEPAGKLGALSLKGKASGGGDEVSYDVAMKMSGIGLDGTAKGGAAGLLAGGIPRVNSVFDIKIDKLAPLVALGGGEGDKATQLKAADNLGSVSFKGNAQSGTDDLAYDVDLTLAGIGGAGKLSGKITGISGTPIVDTTLDLRADRPAPLLQLAGLAGPKAQAMGALAAKGSLKGGADDLNLDLGLQAAGATAKVVGNIKAKAEPMAFDIALQANHPEFTQLLALADMPSSGTKAGPLALQAKASGTTKKAAVSGLDFKWGDSSLTGDADYDATGAKPMIKANLAGGTVNLVPFMAPSSGKAGVPTTTTNPSGSPWSNEPLDLSALKGQDADVDFKADSLILPDQRIDNIVAKLTVKDGVLNISTLTGNIYGGAFNLSGTSVDARTTPQVAAKIAVDKIQLGQLLGGGIAGNQIKGPLSLNLDLTGAGESQAAIVRSLTGKGDLGGTMMIIGKVEQQVGSALLGILGQKVKQVKGVADSINGVIGSYMGVDNQLSGTFDVAQGVLDTQDFAFTNPKARGAAKGQVDLGAWAINMLVDLFGQQAEQAFMSINLTGPVNSPTPAFSGTGAAGAAGAAGGLVPGLNLPGVGAIPGIGTIPGLGGTTGTDATGEPGAAAAPAGGLLDQVPGVGDLLGGQKKQEAAPAAAEPGTVAPAEAVPAEIAPEPGAVPAEALPAEVAPAEAAPAEAAPAEAVPAEAAPAEAAPAEAAPADVAPVEAAPAEAAPAEAAPAPIEEVPAAEPGAVVEPAPAPAEAAPAEPAAPVEELLPPAEGAEPGAAPAQ; from the coding sequence ATCGACAAGGTCAAGGTGAAGGTGGCCTTGATGCCGCTCCTCTCCGGCAAGGCGGAGATCAAGAGCATCGAACTGGTGAAGCCCACCATCGTGCTGGAGAAGCTTCCCGACGGCAAAGGCAATTGGGAGATCACGCCGCCCGCTGGTGCTGCCGACGCCGCGACGAGCTCGACACCCGATCCGAATGCGGCAAGAGGCAGCAATTTCGACCTCTCGATCGAAGGCGCCAGCATCACCGACGGCACGCTGGTCTACCGTGACCTCATCACCGCGAGCGAACAGCGCGTCGAAAATCTGAACGTCGATCTCGCCCTGGGCAGCCTGCAAGGACCGTTCAAGGCGACCGGTGGTGTCACCGCGATGGGCATGCCGCTCGGCTTCGATGTCGATGTGGGGCGCCTTGATCCGGCGCAACCCATGCCGATCAACCTCACGCTGAAGATCGAGGAGGCCGGCGCCACAGTCGGCTTCTCGGGCAATGCCGACCTCAAGGCCGCAGAGACAGCGGACCAGCCGATCGTCACCGGCAAGCTCACAGGCAAGGGCGATTCCGTCGCCAAGCTGATCGCGGTCCTCTCCGGCGGAAAGGCGGAAGACGGGCCGCTCGCTCAGGCATTCGCCCTCGACGGCGATATCGTCGCCGGCAAGAGTGCGGCGGACCTCAGGAATTTCACCGCGAGCCTCGGCGACATGACAGCCAAGGGCTCGGTCGCCGCCAAGATGGGCGAGGTCACCACCGTCGACGCCAATCTCGCCATGGGGCGGCTTGATCTTGACAAGCTGATGCCGGCCAAGGCTGCGACGACCGAGGCAGCGCCCGCTGCGAGTGTGGATACCGCGCCAGCACCCGGTACCTTCTCCTTGCCGGCCGGCATCAATGCCAATGCGACGGTCACGATCGACCAAGTCATCGTGCAAGGCAACGCCATCGACCAGGTGAAGGTCGTCGCGGCGCTTGCCGATGCCAAGCTCAATCTCACGGAACTGTCGGCGCAGCTGCCCGGCGCCACCAAGGTCAAGCTCGGCGGCACGTTGCAAGCACAGGAAGGCCAGCCGGCCTTCTCCGGCGGGCTCGACATGAACTCCGGCAATCTGCGGGCCCTTATCGACGCCTTTGCCAAGGGGGCGGTTGATTCCGTGCCAGGCGATCGCCTGCGCGCCTTTGCGCTCAACAGCCGCGTCACTTTCACGCCCACCCAGGTGGCGCTCTCCGACCTCGCAGCGAAACTCGATTCCACCAAGATTGCGGGTGGCGTCACCGTGGCCCTGCCCGACGGCAAGAAGCGCCAGCGCATGGCCTTCGGTGTCGGCCTTTCGGTCGACCAGATGAATCTCGACGGCTACCTGCCGAAAAAGAGCGAAGCACCAGCGGCCGACACCACCAGCAAGCCGGCCGAGGTCGGCGGCAATCCATTGAAGGCGCTGGCGCCGCTGGGCGATCTCGACGCCAACATCGAGCTTCGGGCCGGTGCACTCACCCTCAACGACCAGCAGATCAAGAAGCTCCATGCCCTGGTCGGTCTCGCGGCCGGCGTGCTCACCATCGAGGATCTCTCGGTGGGCGACCTCATGGGCGGCAAGGGTGCCATCAAGGGGCAAATCGTCGAGTTGAAGGGCAATCCGCGCTTCGATCTCGATTTCGATGTGACGGCGAAGGACGCCAACAAACTGGCGCAGATGGCTGGCGCCGAACCCGCCGGCAAGCTCGGTGCGCTCTCGCTCAAGGGCAAGGCATCGGGCGGTGGTGACGAGGTCTCCTATGACGTCGCCATGAAGATGAGCGGCATTGGCCTCGATGGCACCGCCAAGGGTGGTGCGGCTGGCCTGCTCGCCGGCGGCATCCCGCGCGTCAATTCCGTGTTCGACATCAAGATCGACAAGCTGGCGCCGCTGGTCGCGCTGGGTGGCGGCGAGGGCGACAAGGCGACCCAGCTGAAGGCCGCTGACAATCTGGGTTCCGTCAGTTTCAAGGGCAATGCGCAAAGTGGCACTGACGATCTTGCCTATGATGTCGACCTGACCCTGGCCGGTATCGGTGGCGCGGGCAAGCTTTCGGGCAAGATCACCGGCATCTCCGGGACACCGATCGTCGACACCACGCTCGACCTCCGCGCCGACCGGCCGGCACCGTTGCTGCAGCTCGCGGGGCTCGCCGGTCCCAAGGCGCAGGCGATGGGGGCATTGGCCGCCAAGGGCTCGCTCAAGGGCGGGGCGGACGATCTCAACCTCGACCTCGGTCTCCAGGCCGCGGGTGCCACGGCGAAAGTGGTCGGCAACATCAAGGCGAAGGCCGAGCCGATGGCTTTCGACATCGCCTTGCAGGCCAATCATCCGGAGTTCACCCAGTTGCTGGCGCTGGCCGACATGCCCAGTTCCGGTACCAAGGCCGGCCCCTTGGCCCTGCAGGCCAAGGCCAGCGGCACCACAAAAAAGGCAGCGGTGAGCGGGCTGGATTTCAAATGGGGCGATTCCAGCCTCACTGGTGACGCCGATTACGACGCCACCGGCGCCAAGCCGATGATCAAGGCCAACCTCGCTGGCGGCACCGTCAACCTGGTACCATTCATGGCGCCGAGTTCCGGCAAGGCCGGGGTGCCGACGACGACAACCAATCCCAGCGGCTCGCCCTGGTCCAATGAGCCGCTCGATCTCTCGGCCTTGAAGGGCCAGGATGCCGATGTCGACTTCAAGGCTGACTCGCTCATCCTGCCCGACCAGCGCATCGACAACATCGTTGCCAAGCTCACCGTGAAGGACGGCGTGCTCAACATCAGCACGCTCACTGGCAATATCTATGGCGGTGCCTTCAATCTCTCGGGCACCTCGGTCGATGCGCGGACGACACCGCAGGTCGCCGCCAAGATCGCGGTCGACAAGATTCAGCTCGGCCAATTGCTGGGTGGCGGCATCGCCGGCAATCAGATCAAAGGTCCGCTCTCGCTCAATCTCGATCTCACCGGTGCCGGCGAAAGCCAGGCGGCGATCGTGCGGTCCTTGACCGGCAAGGGCGATCTCGGCGGCACCATGATGATCATCGGCAAGGTCGAGCAGCAGGTAGGCTCGGCGCTGCTCGGCATCCTGGGTCAGAAGGTGAAGCAGGTGAAGGGTGTCGCCGACAGCATCAACGGTGTCATCGGCTCCTATATGGGCGTCGACAACCAGCTCTCAGGCACTTTCGACGTTGCCCAGGGCGTGCTCGACACCCAGGACTTCGCCTTCACCAACCCCAAGGCGCGGGGGGCTGCCAAGGGTCAGGTCGATCTCGGTGCCTGGGCAATCAACATGCTGGTCGACCTGTTCGGCCAGCAGGCGGAGCAGGCGTTCATGAGCATCAACCTCACCGGCCCGGTGAATAGCCCGACGCCGGCTTTCTCCGGCACCGGCGCTGCCGGTGCGGCGGGTGCGGCCGGCGGTCTGGTACCGGGGCTCAATCTGCCGGGCGTCGGCGCAATCCCTGGGATCGGCACCATCCCCGGCCTCGGCGGCACCACCGGCACGGATGCGACGGGCGAACCCGGGGCGGCTGCGGCCCCGGCGGGCGGTCTGCTCGACCAGGTCCCGGGTGTGGGCGATCTGCTGGGTGGCCAGAAGAAGCAGGAAGCGGCACCGGCTGCGGCCGAACCAGGCACGGTTGCGCCGGCCGAGGCAGTTCCGGCGGAAATCGCCCCGGAACCCGGCGCCGTGCCAGCCGAGGCATTGCCGGCGGAGGTTGCCCCTGCGGAAGCAGCTCCGGCCGAGGCGGCCCCCGCGGAAGCAGTACCAGCCGAAGCTGCTCCTGCTGAAGCAGCTCCCGCGGAAGCGGCCCCTGCGGACGTGGCACCTGTGGAAGCGGCTCCGGCGGAAGCGGCTCCGGCGGAGGCTGCCCCGGCGCCTATCGAGGAAGTGCCCGCTGCAGAACCTGGCGCGGTCGTTGAACCCGCTCCAGCCCCGGCGGAAGCTGCCCCGGCTGAACCTGCGGCACCGGTGGAGGAACTCCTGCCGCCGGCCGAAGGTGCTGAGCCGGGTGCCGCGCCGGCGCAGTAA